The proteins below come from a single Burkholderia sp. FERM BP-3421 genomic window:
- the dcd gene encoding dCTP deaminase → MSIKSDKWIRRMAEEHKMIEPFVPGQVRASEDGRRIVSYGTSSYGYDIRCADEFKIFTNINSTIVDPKNFDEGSFVDFKGDVCIIPPNSFALARTVEYFRIPRTVLTVCLGKSTYARCGIIVNVTPFEPEWEGYVTLEFSNTTPLPAKIYANEGVAQVLFFESDEVCEVSYADRGGKYQGQRGVTLPKT, encoded by the coding sequence ATGAGCATCAAGTCCGACAAGTGGATTCGGCGCATGGCCGAAGAGCACAAGATGATCGAGCCGTTCGTGCCCGGTCAGGTCCGCGCGTCCGAGGACGGGCGCAGGATCGTCAGCTACGGCACGTCGAGCTACGGCTACGACATCCGCTGCGCCGACGAATTCAAGATCTTCACCAACATCAATTCGACGATCGTCGACCCGAAGAACTTCGACGAAGGTTCGTTCGTCGACTTCAAGGGCGACGTCTGCATCATCCCGCCGAATTCGTTCGCGCTCGCGCGCACGGTCGAGTACTTCCGGATCCCGCGCACGGTGCTGACCGTGTGCCTCGGCAAGTCGACCTACGCGCGCTGCGGGATCATCGTCAACGTCACGCCGTTCGAGCCCGAGTGGGAAGGCTACGTGACGCTCGAGTTCTCGAACACCACGCCGCTGCCCGCGAAGATCTACGCGAACGAAGGCGTCGCACAGGTCCTCTTCTTCGAGAGCGACGAGGTGTGCGAGGTGTCGTACGCCGATCGCGGCGGCAAGTATCAGGGGCAACGGGGTGTCACGCTCCCGAAAACCTGA
- a CDS encoding fimbria/pilus outer membrane usher protein, whose translation MSGRPGRLAAPAAAAALALALAAFEPAARAQDLPRVIPSDARAALPGSAAGAPDDLYLDVTLNGEPTHLIVHFSVHDERLSASQDDLNDLGITTASLKLPANALVALDALPGLRYRYDVTSQTIALEVPNALRIPHTYDTRAIQATPNATAGRGVLLNYDLYAQSGEHAPVSLWSELRYFDPAGVFSTTGIASFYRGDQRYTRYDTSWSRSDPKTLSTLQLGDTISSSLAWSRSLRLGGVQWRSNFALRPDLVTFPVPALPGSAVVPTSVDLYVNNVRQFSSNVPSGPFVINNVPGIIGGGNATVITRDALGRSIATSLPLYIDTRMLAPGLASYGVEAGFLRRAYGLDSFDYDPHPAASATARYGLTDTFTAETHAEVTSGLYNAGAGALLRLGMAGVVSASAAASAGRLAGAQFGLGYQLIEPRFSIDAQTLRTVANYGDLAARDGTPVPTVTDRVTLSLPFIRAQTLSLSYIGLKYPGAPTSQIGSVAYSISLGGLLSLTVSAFQDFRQRDSRGAFLSMNLGLGNNTSINANVGRQNGESIYSVNATRPPDYDGGPGWAVQAGNAGDVRYGQAQAQYLGRAGQVTALAQTIAGRRNVSLDVSGALVLMDGSALPSRRIDDAFALVSTDAAPGVPVLHENRAIGTTDGRGHFLIPDLNSYQNNRIAIDSLRLPIDVRLSDTMRNVVPQAGSGVLARFAITREQAASVLLRDAQGAPLPPGLAVRQVENGARTIVGYDGMTFVSGLGALNHLEISGNGRRCDVSFPYTRPADGTPPTLGPLVCDLK comes from the coding sequence ATGTCCGGGCGCCCCGGGCGCCTGGCCGCCCCTGCCGCCGCCGCCGCGCTCGCGCTCGCGCTCGCCGCGTTCGAACCGGCCGCGCGTGCGCAGGACCTGCCGCGCGTGATTCCGTCCGACGCGCGCGCGGCCCTGCCCGGCTCCGCCGCGGGCGCGCCGGACGACCTGTATCTCGACGTCACGCTCAACGGCGAACCGACCCACCTGATCGTGCATTTCAGCGTGCACGACGAGCGGCTGTCGGCCAGCCAGGACGATCTCAACGACCTCGGCATCACGACCGCGAGCCTGAAGCTGCCCGCCAACGCGCTGGTCGCGCTCGACGCGCTGCCGGGCCTGCGCTATCGCTACGACGTCACGAGCCAGACCATCGCGCTCGAGGTGCCCAACGCGCTGCGCATCCCGCACACCTACGACACGCGCGCAATCCAGGCCACCCCGAACGCCACCGCCGGGCGCGGCGTGCTGCTCAACTACGACCTCTACGCGCAAAGCGGCGAGCACGCGCCGGTGTCGCTGTGGAGCGAACTGCGCTATTTCGATCCGGCCGGCGTGTTCAGCACGACGGGCATCGCGTCGTTCTATCGCGGCGACCAGCGCTATACGCGCTACGACACCTCGTGGAGCCGCTCCGATCCGAAGACGCTGAGCACCCTGCAGCTCGGCGACACCATCTCGTCGTCGCTCGCCTGGAGCCGTTCGCTGCGCCTCGGCGGCGTGCAGTGGCGCAGCAATTTCGCGCTGCGCCCCGACCTCGTGACCTTCCCGGTGCCCGCGCTGCCGGGCTCGGCCGTCGTGCCGACCTCGGTCGACCTGTACGTGAACAACGTGCGCCAATTCAGCAGCAACGTGCCGAGCGGGCCGTTCGTGATCAACAACGTGCCGGGCATCATCGGCGGCGGCAACGCGACCGTGATCACGCGCGACGCGCTCGGACGCTCGATCGCGACCTCGCTGCCGCTCTACATCGACACCCGGATGCTCGCGCCCGGACTCGCGAGCTACGGCGTCGAGGCGGGTTTCCTGCGGCGCGCCTACGGACTCGATTCGTTCGACTACGACCCGCATCCGGCCGCGAGCGCGACCGCGCGCTACGGGCTCACCGACACGTTCACCGCCGAGACCCACGCCGAGGTCACGAGCGGGCTCTACAACGCGGGCGCGGGCGCGCTGCTGCGGCTCGGCATGGCGGGCGTCGTCAGCGCCTCGGCCGCCGCGAGCGCGGGCCGGCTCGCGGGCGCGCAGTTCGGGCTCGGCTACCAGTTGATCGAGCCGCGCTTCTCGATCGACGCGCAGACCCTGCGCACGGTGGCGAACTACGGCGACCTCGCCGCGCGCGACGGCACGCCGGTGCCCACCGTCACCGACCGCGTCACGCTGTCGCTGCCGTTCATCCGCGCGCAGACGCTGTCGCTCAGCTACATCGGCCTCAAGTATCCGGGCGCGCCGACCTCGCAGATCGGCTCGGTGGCCTACTCGATCAGCCTCGGCGGCCTGCTGTCGCTGACCGTGAGCGCATTCCAGGACTTCCGCCAGCGCGATTCGCGCGGCGCGTTCCTCAGCATGAACCTCGGCCTCGGCAACAACACCTCGATCAACGCCAACGTCGGCCGCCAGAACGGCGAATCGATCTACAGCGTCAACGCGACCCGGCCGCCCGACTACGACGGCGGCCCCGGCTGGGCGGTGCAGGCGGGCAACGCGGGCGACGTGCGCTACGGCCAGGCGCAGGCCCAGTACCTCGGCCGCGCCGGCCAGGTGACGGCGCTCGCGCAAACCATCGCGGGCCGCCGCAACGTCTCGCTCGACGTGAGCGGCGCGCTCGTGCTGATGGACGGCAGCGCGCTGCCGTCGCGGCGCATCGACGACGCGTTCGCGCTGGTGTCGACCGACGCCGCGCCCGGCGTGCCGGTGCTGCACGAGAACCGCGCGATCGGCACGACCGACGGGCGCGGCCACTTCCTGATTCCGGACCTGAATTCGTACCAGAACAACCGGATCGCGATCGACAGCCTGCGCCTGCCGATCGACGTGCGGCTCTCGGACACGATGCGGAACGTGGTGCCGCAGGCCGGCTCCGGGGTGCTCGCGCGCTTCGCGATCACGCGCGAGCAGGCCGCGTCGGTGCTGCTGCGCGACGCGCAGGGCGCGCCGCTGCCGCCCGGCCTCGCGGTGCGCCAGGTCGAGAACGGCGCGCGCACGATCGTCGGCTACGACGGCATGACCTTCGTGAGCGGCCTCGGCGCGCTCAATCACCTCGAGATCAGCGGCAACGGCCGCCGCTGCGACGTGTCGTTCCCCTACACGCGCCCGGCCGACGGCACGCCGCCCACCCTCGGCCCGCTCGTGTGCGACCTCAAGTAG
- a CDS encoding arginine/lysine/ornithine decarboxylase, with the protein MKFRFPVVIIDEDFRSENISGSGIRALAEAIEKEGVEVLGLTSYGDLTSFAQQSSRASCFILSLDDDELMLGETGADGELPELATAIIELRAFVTEVRRRNGDIPIFLYGETRTSRHLPNDILRELHGFIHMFEDTPEFVARHIIREAKVYLDSLAPPFFKELVKYADEGSYSWHCPGHSGGVAFLKNPLGQMFHQFFGENMLRADVCNAVDELGQLLDHTGPVAASERNAARIFSADHLFFVTNGTSTSNKIVWHATVAPGDIVLVDRNCHKSILHAITMTHAIPVFLTPTRNHFGIIGPIPRDEFKPENIRKKIEANPFAREALKKNPNLKPRILTITQSTYDGVVYNVEQIKDLLGDLLDTLHFDEAWLPHAEFHPFYQDMHAIGAGRPRTGALVFATHSTHKLLAGISQASQIVVQDSEHRTFDKHRFNEAYLMHTSTSPQYAIIASCDVAAAMMEPPGGTALVEESIAEAIDFRRAMRKVDAEYGDDWFFSVWGPDDLAEEGIGSREDWILQPNDHWHGFGPLAEGFNMLDPIKATIITPGLDVDGEFGETGIPAAIVTKYLAEHGIIVEKTGLYSFFIMFTIGITKGRWNSMVTELQQFKDDYDNNQPLWRVLPEFVAQFPIYERVGLRDLCAQIHDVYRANDIARLTTEMYLSNMEPAMKPSDAFAKLAHREIDRVPLDELEGRVTSILLTPYPPGIPLLIPGERFNKTIVNYLRFARDFNARFPGFHTDIHGLVAEEMNGRVEYYVDCVRD; encoded by the coding sequence ATGAAGTTTCGTTTTCCCGTCGTCATCATCGACGAAGATTTCCGCTCCGAAAATATTTCCGGGTCCGGCATCCGGGCGCTGGCGGAAGCGATCGAGAAGGAAGGGGTGGAAGTCCTCGGCCTCACGAGCTACGGCGACCTGACCTCGTTCGCGCAGCAGTCGAGCCGCGCGTCGTGCTTCATCCTGTCGCTCGACGACGACGAACTGATGCTCGGCGAGACCGGCGCGGACGGCGAGCTGCCCGAGCTGGCGACCGCGATCATCGAGCTGCGCGCGTTCGTGACCGAAGTGCGCCGCCGCAACGGCGACATCCCGATCTTCCTGTACGGCGAGACGCGCACCTCGCGGCATCTGCCGAACGACATCCTGCGCGAGCTGCACGGCTTCATCCACATGTTCGAGGACACGCCGGAGTTCGTCGCGCGCCACATCATCCGCGAGGCGAAGGTCTATCTCGATTCGCTCGCGCCGCCGTTCTTCAAGGAGCTCGTCAAGTACGCGGACGAGGGCTCGTACTCGTGGCACTGCCCGGGCCACTCGGGCGGCGTCGCGTTCCTGAAGAACCCGCTCGGCCAGATGTTCCATCAGTTCTTCGGCGAGAACATGCTGCGCGCGGACGTCTGCAACGCGGTCGACGAGCTCGGCCAGCTGCTCGACCACACCGGCCCCGTCGCGGCCTCGGAGCGCAACGCGGCGCGCATCTTCAGCGCGGACCACCTGTTCTTCGTCACCAACGGCACCTCGACCTCGAACAAGATCGTCTGGCACGCGACGGTCGCGCCGGGCGACATCGTGCTGGTCGATCGCAACTGCCACAAGTCGATCCTGCACGCGATCACGATGACGCATGCGATCCCGGTGTTCCTGACGCCGACCCGCAACCACTTCGGCATCATCGGCCCGATCCCGCGCGACGAGTTCAAGCCGGAGAACATCCGCAAGAAGATCGAGGCGAACCCGTTCGCGCGCGAGGCGCTCAAGAAGAACCCGAACCTCAAGCCGCGGATTCTCACGATCACGCAGAGCACCTACGACGGCGTGGTCTACAACGTCGAGCAGATCAAGGATCTGCTGGGCGATCTGCTCGACACGCTGCACTTCGACGAAGCGTGGCTGCCGCACGCCGAGTTCCACCCGTTCTACCAGGACATGCACGCGATCGGCGCGGGCCGGCCGCGCACCGGCGCGCTGGTGTTCGCGACCCACTCGACCCACAAGCTGCTGGCCGGCATCTCGCAGGCCTCGCAGATCGTCGTGCAGGATTCCGAACACCGCACCTTCGACAAGCACCGCTTCAACGAAGCGTACCTGATGCACACCTCGACGAGCCCGCAGTACGCGATCATCGCGTCGTGCGACGTCGCGGCCGCGATGATGGAGCCGCCGGGCGGCACGGCGCTCGTCGAGGAATCGATCGCCGAGGCGATCGACTTCCGCCGCGCGATGCGCAAGGTCGACGCCGAATACGGCGACGACTGGTTCTTCTCGGTGTGGGGGCCGGACGATCTCGCGGAAGAGGGCATCGGCTCGCGCGAGGACTGGATCCTGCAGCCGAACGACCATTGGCACGGCTTCGGCCCGCTCGCCGAAGGCTTCAACATGCTCGATCCGATCAAGGCGACGATCATCACGCCGGGGCTCGACGTGGACGGCGAGTTCGGCGAGACCGGGATTCCGGCGGCGATCGTCACGAAGTACCTGGCGGAGCACGGCATCATCGTCGAGAAGACCGGCCTGTACTCGTTCTTCATCATGTTCACGATCGGCATCACGAAGGGCCGCTGGAACTCGATGGTGACCGAGCTGCAGCAGTTCAAGGACGACTACGACAACAACCAGCCGCTGTGGCGCGTGCTGCCGGAATTCGTCGCGCAGTTCCCGATCTACGAGCGCGTCGGCCTGCGCGACCTGTGCGCGCAGATCCACGACGTCTACCGCGCGAACGACATCGCTCGCCTGACGACCGAGATGTACCTGTCGAACATGGAGCCCGCGATGAAGCCGTCGGATGCGTTCGCGAAGCTCGCGCACCGCGAGATCGATCGCGTGCCGCTCGACGAGCTGGAAGGCCGCGTGACGAGCATCCTGCTGACGCCTTACCCGCCGGGCATTCCGCTGTTGATCCCGGGCGAGCGCTTCAACAAGACCATCGTCAACTACCTGCGGTTCGCGCGCGATTTCAACGCGCGCTTCCCGGGCTTCCACACCGACATCCACGGCCTCGTCGCGGAAGAGATGAACGGGCGCGTCGAGTACTACGTCGATTGCGTGCGCGACTGA
- the argH gene encoding argininosuccinate lyase: MTSQLHKKGEAWSARFSEPMSELVKRYTSSVFFDKRLALVDIAGSLAHANMLAAQRIIGADDLAAIERGMAQIKGEIERGEFEWQLDLEDVHLNIEARLTALIGDAGKRLHTGRSRNDQVATDIRLWLRGEIDRIGDLLGDLRGALLDLAEQHADTILPGFTHLQVAQPVTFGHHLLAYVEMFTRDAERMRDCRTRVNRLPLGAAALAGTSYPIDRHAVAKTLGFDGICANSLDAVSDRDFAIEFTAASALVMTHVSRLSEELVLWMSPRVGFIDLADRFCTGSSIMPQKKNPDVPELARGKTGRVNGHLIALLTLMKGQPLAYNKDNQEDKEPLFDTVDTVADTLRIFAEMVAGITVKPDAMRAAALQGFSTATDLADYLVKRGLPFRDAHEAVAHAVRICEVRGCDLADLTLDEMKQELPNVAHLIGDDVFGYLTLEGSVASRNHPGGTAPDQVRAAVRAARATLGR; encoded by the coding sequence ATGACGTCCCAACTGCACAAAAAGGGCGAGGCCTGGTCGGCCCGCTTCTCGGAACCGATGTCGGAACTGGTCAAGCGCTACACGTCGTCGGTCTTTTTCGACAAGCGCCTCGCGCTCGTCGACATCGCCGGCTCGCTCGCGCACGCGAACATGCTTGCCGCGCAGCGCATCATCGGCGCCGACGACCTGGCCGCGATCGAACGCGGCATGGCGCAGATCAAGGGCGAGATCGAACGCGGCGAATTCGAGTGGCAGCTCGATCTCGAGGACGTGCACCTGAATATCGAGGCGCGCCTGACCGCGCTGATCGGCGACGCGGGCAAGCGCCTGCATACGGGCCGCTCGCGCAACGACCAGGTCGCGACCGACATCCGCCTGTGGCTGCGCGGCGAGATCGACCGCATCGGCGACCTGCTCGGCGACCTGCGCGGCGCGCTGCTCGACCTCGCCGAGCAGCACGCCGACACCATCCTGCCGGGCTTCACGCACCTGCAGGTCGCGCAGCCCGTGACCTTCGGCCACCATCTGCTCGCCTATGTGGAAATGTTCACGCGCGACGCGGAACGGATGCGCGACTGCCGCACCCGGGTGAACCGCCTGCCGCTCGGCGCGGCCGCGCTCGCCGGCACCAGCTACCCGATCGACCGCCACGCGGTCGCCAAGACGCTCGGCTTCGACGGCATCTGCGCGAACTCGCTCGACGCGGTGTCGGATCGCGACTTCGCGATCGAGTTCACCGCCGCGTCGGCGCTCGTGATGACGCACGTGTCGCGCCTGTCCGAGGAACTGGTGCTGTGGATGAGCCCGCGCGTCGGCTTCATCGATCTCGCGGACCGCTTCTGCACCGGCAGCTCGATCATGCCGCAGAAGAAGAACCCGGACGTGCCCGAGCTCGCGCGCGGCAAGACCGGCCGCGTGAACGGCCACCTGATCGCGCTGCTCACGCTGATGAAGGGCCAGCCGCTCGCCTACAACAAGGACAACCAGGAAGACAAGGAGCCGCTGTTCGACACGGTCGACACGGTCGCCGACACGCTGCGCATCTTCGCCGAGATGGTCGCGGGCATCACCGTGAAGCCGGACGCGATGCGCGCCGCCGCGCTGCAGGGCTTCTCGACCGCGACCGACCTCGCCGACTACCTCGTCAAGCGCGGCCTGCCGTTCCGCGACGCGCACGAAGCGGTCGCGCACGCGGTGCGGATCTGCGAAGTGCGCGGCTGCGACCTCGCCGACCTGACGCTCGACGAAATGAAGCAGGAGTTGCCGAACGTCGCGCACCTGATCGGCGACGACGTGTTCGGCTATCTGACGCTCGAAGGGTCGGTCGCGAGCCGCAACCACCCGGGCGGCACCGCGCCCGACCAGGTGCGCGCGGCCGTGCGGGCGGCGCGCGCGACGCTCGGCCGCTGA
- a CDS encoding lysozyme inhibitor LprI family protein: protein MRRPLARAALVAALAWAAAAGVARAEVAAADPIDVAMRQCLAQRDRSSTVGQIQCMDEARQKWQAAMGETYARLVRVAPADAKRGWQESQRRWLAWRGDELPLARAVYETTQGTMYAMASADMQLQPVRDRALALREAADRYAQPGGAKGAVHRVRPCAQDAACEHAQFDLNRYAAKLQKRMPARSRATLMRAQRAWASFRDGTTPLISEDERVDLIGARVATLKRFSETVGNR from the coding sequence ATGCGTAGGCCGCTCGCGCGTGCGGCGCTGGTCGCGGCGCTTGCCTGGGCCGCCGCCGCGGGCGTCGCGCGCGCGGAAGTCGCGGCGGCCGATCCGATCGACGTCGCGATGCGGCAGTGTCTCGCGCAGCGCGACCGCTCGTCGACCGTCGGCCAGATCCAGTGCATGGACGAGGCGCGGCAGAAATGGCAGGCCGCGATGGGCGAGACGTACGCGCGGCTCGTGCGGGTGGCGCCCGCCGATGCGAAGCGCGGCTGGCAGGAGAGCCAGCGCCGCTGGCTCGCGTGGCGCGGCGACGAGCTGCCGCTCGCGCGCGCGGTGTACGAGACCACGCAGGGCACGATGTATGCGATGGCGAGCGCCGACATGCAGTTGCAGCCGGTGCGCGACCGCGCGCTCGCGCTGCGCGAGGCGGCCGACCGCTATGCGCAGCCCGGCGGCGCGAAAGGCGCGGTGCACCGGGTGCGGCCGTGCGCGCAGGACGCCGCGTGCGAGCACGCGCAGTTCGATCTGAATCGCTACGCCGCGAAGCTGCAGAAACGCATGCCGGCCCGCTCGCGCGCGACGCTGATGCGCGCGCAGCGCGCCTGGGCGTCGTTCCGCGACGGCACCACGCCGCTCATCAGCGAGGACGAGCGCGTCGACCTGATCGGCGCGCGGGTCGCGACGCTCAAGCGTTTCTCCGAGACGGTCGGCAACCGCTGA
- a CDS encoding superoxide dismutase family protein — MKPRLDGAFGRLARGVLALLAAGGMLAGCTSFASQHEKRADAMLQPTVGSQARGTVTFVERPDGVQVTYNFSGLPPNSDHALQVHERGDCNAGDGSSAGPVFSPAADRLRAGARVGGDLGNIHADANGVAAGFIVAPDVALDGVRSVLARSVLVHRDASDPLFPQHGAGPGLACGVIRP, encoded by the coding sequence ATGAAACCACGACTCGACGGCGCATTTGGCCGCCTCGCGCGCGGCGTGCTCGCCCTCCTGGCCGCCGGCGGCATGCTGGCCGGCTGCACGTCGTTCGCGTCGCAGCACGAGAAGCGGGCCGACGCGATGCTGCAGCCGACGGTCGGCAGCCAGGCGCGCGGCACCGTGACCTTCGTCGAGCGGCCGGATGGCGTGCAGGTCACCTACAACTTCTCCGGGCTGCCGCCGAACAGCGACCACGCGCTGCAGGTTCACGAGCGCGGCGACTGCAACGCGGGCGACGGCTCGAGCGCGGGCCCCGTGTTCTCGCCCGCGGCCGACCGGCTGCGCGCGGGCGCGCGCGTCGGCGGCGATCTCGGCAACATCCACGCGGATGCGAACGGCGTCGCGGCGGGCTTCATCGTCGCGCCGGACGTCGCGCTCGACGGGGTGCGCTCGGTGCTCGCGCGGTCGGTGCTCGTGCATCGCGACGCGAGCGATCCGCTGTTTCCGCAGCACGGCGCGGGCCCCGGTCTCGCGTGCGGCGTGATTCGTCCGTAA
- a CDS encoding HAD family hydrolase, whose protein sequence is MFSAAIFDMDGLLIDSERTIMNTWLAVAREHGVTLAPADYLQIVGRSFAEGQRILARLLGSEAAFSVVAGRVRAQLATPTSTPKYPLKPGALALLDALARAGIPCAVASSSGRDVIRARLDEVGVLQRFAALAGGDEVARGKPDPAVYRLAAERLAVPAQACLAFEDSDFGAHAAARSGASVITVPDLKTPTPEVIALSFRILTSLDEAVAHVPTWFAAAPRAGAA, encoded by the coding sequence ATGTTCTCAGCGGCGATCTTCGACATGGACGGTCTGCTCATCGATTCCGAGCGCACCATCATGAACACCTGGCTCGCGGTCGCCCGCGAACACGGCGTGACGCTCGCGCCCGCCGACTACCTGCAGATCGTCGGCCGCTCGTTCGCGGAAGGGCAGCGGATCCTCGCCCGCCTGCTCGGCAGCGAAGCGGCGTTCAGCGTGGTGGCGGGACGCGTGCGCGCGCAGCTCGCCACGCCGACGTCGACCCCGAAGTATCCGCTCAAGCCCGGCGCGCTCGCCCTGCTCGACGCGCTCGCGCGCGCCGGCATTCCGTGCGCGGTCGCCTCGTCGTCGGGCCGCGACGTGATCCGCGCGAGGCTCGACGAAGTCGGCGTGCTGCAGCGCTTCGCCGCGCTCGCGGGCGGCGACGAGGTCGCGCGCGGCAAGCCCGATCCCGCCGTCTACCGGCTCGCGGCCGAGCGCCTCGCGGTGCCCGCGCAGGCCTGCCTCGCGTTCGAGGACAGTGATTTCGGCGCGCATGCGGCCGCCCGCTCGGGCGCATCGGTCATCACCGTGCCCGACCTCAAGACGCCCACGCCGGAAGTCATCGCATTGAGTTTCAGGATCCTCACCTCGCTCGACGAGGCGGTCGCGCACGTGCCCACGTGGTTCGCCGCCGCGCCGCGCGCCGGCGCCGCCTGA
- a CDS encoding OmpA family protein, with amino-acid sequence MNTKIAMRLSVFALAGAMLAGCATPQGNNTAVGTGAGAALGAGIGALAGGGKGAAIGAGVGALVGGVTGYNWQAIKNKLAPSAQQTGTQVTEQPDGSLKLNVPSSVTFATNQYAITPAFAPLLNDLASTLNQNPQITASVVGYTDSTGSAPYNQTLSQNRAQSTVTALVQRGVAGGRLSAQGMGASNPIADNATEAGRAQNRRVEIYLRAPQQPAQ; translated from the coding sequence ATGAATACCAAAATCGCGATGCGCTTGTCCGTTTTCGCTCTCGCCGGCGCCATGCTGGCAGGTTGCGCGACGCCGCAGGGCAATAACACGGCGGTCGGCACCGGCGCGGGCGCCGCGCTCGGCGCCGGGATCGGTGCGCTCGCGGGCGGCGGCAAGGGCGCGGCGATCGGCGCGGGCGTCGGCGCGCTGGTCGGCGGCGTGACGGGTTACAACTGGCAGGCGATCAAGAACAAGCTCGCGCCGTCGGCGCAGCAGACGGGCACCCAGGTCACCGAGCAGCCGGACGGCTCGCTCAAGCTGAACGTGCCGAGTTCGGTCACGTTCGCGACCAACCAGTACGCGATCACGCCCGCCTTCGCGCCGCTGCTCAACGACCTCGCGTCGACCTTGAACCAGAACCCGCAGATCACCGCGTCGGTGGTCGGCTACACGGACAGCACCGGCTCGGCGCCGTACAACCAGACGCTGTCGCAGAACCGCGCGCAGAGCACGGTGACCGCGCTGGTGCAGCGCGGCGTGGCGGGCGGCCGCCTGTCCGCGCAAGGCATGGGCGCGTCGAACCCGATCGCCGACAACGCGACCGAGGCCGGCCGCGCGCAGAACCGCCGCGTCGAGATCTACCTGCGCGCGCCGCAACAGCCGGCGCAGTAA
- the apbC gene encoding iron-sulfur cluster carrier protein ApbC, which translates to MSIDRALVDAALAALTDPNTGRPYAANKGIRDVAIDGDAVTLEVVLGYPARSQFEAVRGQVAAALAAVPGVREARIAVSQDIVAHTVQRGVKLLPNVKNIVAVASGKGGVGKSTTAVNLALALAAEGASVGVLDADIYGPSLPTMLGIHGRPESPDNQSMNPMVGHGLQANSIGFLIEEDNPMVWRGPMATSALEQLLRQTNWQALDYLIVDMPPGTGDIQLTLAQRVPVTGAVIVTTPQDIALLDAKKGLKMFEKVGIPILGIVENMSIHVCSNCGHEEPIFGAGGGARMAQDYGVKVLGSLPLDIAIREQADSGTPTVVADPGGALAERYRAIARSVAIAIAERAKDMTSKFPSIVVQNT; encoded by the coding sequence ATGAGCATTGACCGGGCTTTGGTCGACGCCGCACTTGCGGCTCTCACTGACCCCAATACCGGCCGCCCGTATGCGGCGAACAAGGGCATTCGCGATGTCGCGATCGACGGCGACGCGGTGACGCTCGAGGTCGTGCTCGGCTATCCCGCGCGCAGCCAGTTCGAGGCGGTGCGCGGGCAGGTCGCCGCGGCGCTGGCCGCGGTGCCGGGCGTGCGCGAGGCGCGCATCGCGGTGTCGCAGGACATCGTGGCGCACACGGTGCAGCGCGGCGTGAAACTGCTGCCGAACGTGAAGAACATCGTGGCGGTCGCGTCCGGCAAGGGCGGGGTGGGCAAGAGCACCACCGCGGTCAACCTCGCGCTCGCGCTCGCGGCCGAGGGCGCGTCGGTCGGCGTGCTCGACGCCGACATCTATGGGCCCTCGCTGCCGACCATGCTCGGCATCCACGGGCGGCCGGAATCGCCCGACAACCAGTCGATGAACCCGATGGTGGGGCATGGGCTGCAGGCGAACTCGATCGGCTTCCTGATCGAGGAAGACAACCCGATGGTGTGGCGCGGCCCGATGGCGACCTCGGCGCTCGAACAGCTGCTGCGCCAGACCAACTGGCAGGCGCTCGACTACCTGATCGTCGACATGCCGCCGGGCACGGGCGACATCCAGCTCACGCTCGCGCAGCGCGTGCCGGTGACGGGCGCGGTGATCGTGACGACGCCGCAGGACATCGCGCTGCTCGACGCGAAAAAGGGGCTCAAGATGTTCGAGAAGGTCGGCATCCCGATCCTCGGCATCGTCGAGAACATGAGCATCCACGTGTGTTCGAACTGCGGCCACGAAGAGCCGATCTTCGGCGCGGGCGGCGGCGCGCGCATGGCGCAGGATTACGGGGTGAAGGTGCTCGGCAGCCTGCCGCTCGACATCGCGATCCGCGAGCAGGCGGACAGCGGCACGCCCACCGTGGTCGCGGATCCGGGCGGCGCGCTCGCCGAACGCTATCGCGCGATCGCGCGCAGCGTGGCGATCGCGATTGCCGAGCGCGCGAAGGACATGACCTCGAAGTTCCCGAGCATCGTTGTTCAAAATACGTAA